Proteins encoded together in one Micromonospora kangleipakensis window:
- a CDS encoding serine/threonine-protein kinase: protein MLINSRYELDDLPIGHGGMGEVWLGHDTKLDRHVAVKFIRFPNGEQDKDYIRRFVRESRITARLEHPGVPAVYDVGSHEGRPYLVMQRIHGISVADLVAEQGALPIGWAAGIAAQVCAVLTAAHQASLVHRDLKPSNLMLQPDGAVKVLDFGLAAAPTLSDFSKITATGLPPGTPAYMAPEQIETNISGPATDLYALGCTLHEMLTGERLFTGSTSYDVWSKQVTHQPLPVRGVRDDVPAGLEDLLLHLLQKKPEDRPESAQVVYDRLLPFATDLGPIPGILHAPSTVSPARMYGSMLGRVFTSAPPASPAGPIVPPASAGEPAQPPAPPQRRPDEKPGVGRTDLRRARAEASRLVGSSRYGQAAEVLAAAVAPAITALGRTDEDVVRVRLELADALFEEGDYRRAAPAYEELAEDVARKQGPHADLALHCRLRGATCRALFGETSEALRQLEALVRDETEAFGADDPRTLELRRQIGLLQLGAGLRHAAEQTLTRLLADLTRLNSATHPSTMEIADLLSGLRRPRSR from the coding sequence ATGCTGATCAACAGCCGGTACGAGCTGGACGACCTGCCTATCGGCCATGGCGGCATGGGCGAGGTGTGGCTGGGGCACGACACCAAACTGGACCGGCACGTGGCGGTCAAGTTCATCCGCTTCCCGAACGGTGAGCAGGACAAGGACTACATCCGCCGGTTCGTCCGCGAGTCGCGGATCACCGCCCGGCTGGAGCACCCGGGTGTCCCGGCCGTCTACGACGTCGGGTCGCACGAAGGCCGCCCCTACCTCGTCATGCAGCGTATCCACGGGATCAGCGTCGCCGACCTGGTGGCCGAGCAGGGTGCGCTGCCCATCGGCTGGGCGGCCGGGATCGCCGCCCAGGTCTGCGCGGTCCTCACCGCCGCCCACCAGGCCTCGCTCGTGCACCGTGACCTCAAGCCGAGCAACCTCATGCTCCAGCCCGACGGGGCGGTCAAGGTGCTCGACTTCGGACTCGCCGCAGCACCCACCCTCTCCGACTTCTCGAAGATCACGGCGACCGGGCTGCCGCCCGGCACGCCCGCCTACATGGCGCCTGAGCAGATCGAGACCAACATCAGCGGCCCCGCCACCGACCTGTACGCGCTGGGCTGCACCCTGCACGAGATGCTGACCGGGGAGCGACTCTTCACCGGGTCCACCTCCTACGACGTGTGGAGCAAGCAGGTCACCCACCAGCCGCTGCCGGTGCGTGGCGTACGGGACGACGTGCCCGCCGGCCTGGAGGACCTGCTGCTGCACCTGCTGCAGAAGAAGCCCGAGGATCGGCCGGAGAGCGCCCAGGTCGTCTACGACCGTCTGCTGCCCTTCGCCACGGACCTCGGCCCGATCCCGGGGATCCTCCATGCGCCGTCGACGGTGAGCCCTGCCCGGATGTACGGCTCGATGCTGGGGCGGGTATTCACATCGGCCCCTCCGGCGTCGCCCGCCGGGCCGATCGTGCCGCCGGCGTCCGCCGGTGAGCCCGCGCAGCCGCCGGCACCGCCCCAGCGGCGGCCCGATGAGAAGCCGGGGGTGGGGCGGACGGATCTACGGCGGGCACGAGCGGAAGCCAGCCGGCTGGTTGGGTCGTCCCGCTACGGCCAGGCGGCGGAAGTGCTTGCCGCCGCGGTCGCGCCGGCGATCACCGCCCTCGGCAGGACGGACGAGGACGTGGTGCGCGTCCGGCTCGAACTGGCCGACGCACTCTTCGAAGAGGGCGACTACCGGCGGGCCGCACCGGCGTACGAGGAACTCGCCGAGGACGTCGCGCGGAAGCAGGGGCCGCACGCCGATCTCGCGCTGCACTGCCGGCTCAGGGGTGCCACCTGCCGCGCCCTCTTCGGCGAGACGAGCGAGGCATTGCGGCAGCTCGAAGCGCTTGTACGGGACGAGACCGAGGCGTTCGGCGCGGACGACCCGCGCACGCTGGAACTGCGCCGCCAGATCGGCCTCCTTCAGCTCGGCGCCGGTCTACGGCACGCCGCCGAGCAGACGCTGACACGTCTCCTCGCGGACCTGACCCGGCTCAACAGCGCCACGCATCCCAGCACCATGGAGATCGCCGACCTGCTGTCGGGCCTGCGTCGGCCCCGCTCCCGATGA
- a CDS encoding GntR family transcriptional regulator: protein MPYAAPLWRSIRDDLRARVKAGLLKPGEKIPTTQNLMKQYSTSSATVRRAVDSMIEAGELVGRQGLGVFVADPSEQDS from the coding sequence ATGCCGTACGCCGCACCGCTGTGGAGATCCATCCGCGATGATCTCCGAGCCAGAGTTAAGGCGGGCTTGCTGAAGCCGGGCGAGAAGATTCCGACGACACAGAACTTGATGAAGCAGTACTCAACAAGCTCCGCGACCGTCCGGAGAGCCGTCGACTCGATGATCGAAGCTGGAGAGCTTGTCGGCAGGCAAGGTTTGGGCGTTTTCGTCGCTGACCCCTCAGAACAGGATTCGTAG
- a CDS encoding helix-turn-helix domain-containing protein: protein MADDIGSTVPRRQLGRALRELRTEARMTLDGAAKALECSRQKVWRIEAGLNAVRGLDVRAMCELYGATRELTGALTGLAGETRARGWWHAYGDTVPDWFELYVGLESAAGRLREHDDTLVPGLFQTRGYASAVCQHRSGMTDDERERLVEVRLQRQALLRRRLPPPPRLDVMLSEAVLLRVVGGPATMAEQLRHLVELGRLPHVSIRVVPLAAGLHFGAVAGAFVLLDFPPGNRVEPEPSVVYSESLTGALYLDRKEELAAYERVWASLDSLALDEGQSRHLITKISQEIHHG, encoded by the coding sequence ATGGCTGACGACATCGGGTCGACGGTGCCCCGGCGGCAGCTCGGTCGGGCGTTACGGGAGCTGCGGACCGAGGCGCGGATGACGCTGGACGGGGCGGCGAAGGCGCTGGAGTGCAGCCGGCAGAAGGTGTGGCGGATCGAGGCGGGCCTGAACGCGGTGCGCGGGCTCGACGTGCGGGCGATGTGCGAGCTGTACGGGGCGACGCGCGAGCTGACCGGCGCGCTGACCGGCCTGGCCGGCGAGACGCGGGCGAGGGGCTGGTGGCACGCCTACGGCGACACCGTCCCCGACTGGTTCGAGCTGTACGTCGGCCTGGAGTCCGCCGCCGGCCGGCTGCGGGAACACGACGACACGCTGGTGCCTGGCCTGTTCCAGACCCGGGGCTACGCGTCCGCAGTTTGTCAGCACCGGTCGGGCATGACCGACGACGAGCGGGAGCGCCTGGTCGAGGTGCGGCTGCAACGGCAGGCCCTGCTGCGACGACGGCTGCCCCCGCCGCCCCGGCTCGACGTCATGCTCTCCGAGGCGGTGCTGCTGCGGGTCGTCGGCGGCCCGGCGACGATGGCGGAGCAGCTCCGGCACCTGGTGGAGCTGGGCCGGCTGCCGCACGTCTCGATCCGGGTCGTGCCGCTGGCTGCCGGCCTGCACTTCGGGGCCGTCGCGGGAGCCTTCGTGCTGCTCGACTTTCCGCCCGGCAACCGCGTGGAGCCCGAGCCGTCGGTCGTCTACAGCGAGTCGCTGACCGGCGCGCTCTACCTCGACCGCAAGGAGGAGTTGGCCGCCTACGAGCGGGTCTGGGCGAGCCTCGACTCACTGGCCTTGGACGAGGGGCAGTCCCGACACCTGATCACGAAGATCTCCCAGGAGATTCACCATGGCTGA
- a CDS encoding DUF397 domain-containing protein — MAELTGAQWRTSTRSGDNGGNCVEVADNLPGVVAVRDSKDRGGPTLTFTSDSWAAFVRAAASEH, encoded by the coding sequence ATGGCTGAGCTGACCGGCGCCCAGTGGCGTACCAGTACCCGCAGCGGCGACAACGGCGGCAACTGCGTCGAGGTCGCCGACAACCTGCCGGGCGTCGTCGCCGTACGCGACAGCAAGGACCGCGGCGGCCCAACGCTCACCTTCACGTCCGACTCCTGGGCGGCCTTCGTCCGGGCGGCCGCCTCGGAGCATTGA